A single window of Deltaproteobacteria bacterium DNA harbors:
- a CDS encoding molybdenum cofactor guanylyltransferase: MSETVVGAAASAGDPYLSTEVGGVILAGGKNSRMGGEDKAFLTVDGQSVFERTLALLRGCFPQVVVVSNSPEKYRGFDVEITSDEVPGLGPLGGIHAGLSRLRTPYAFVVACDMPFLRIEPIGFLVRRLNGQDSIIPEWESDIEPLHALYATRLRDPIAAALQRGVRAIRNLLPALNVDYVPEAEMRAVVGAAESFRNVNTPEEAARFAVRRRAVR, translated from the coding sequence ATGTCCGAAACTGTAGTTGGCGCGGCCGCGTCCGCTGGCGATCCGTACCTGAGCACCGAGGTCGGCGGCGTGATTCTCGCGGGAGGTAAAAACAGCCGTATGGGCGGCGAGGACAAAGCCTTCCTTACGGTCGATGGTCAATCAGTGTTCGAGCGGACCTTGGCATTGTTGCGGGGGTGCTTTCCGCAAGTGGTGGTGGTCAGTAACTCTCCCGAGAAGTACCGCGGCTTCGACGTGGAAATCACCAGCGATGAAGTACCCGGTCTCGGACCGCTCGGCGGCATTCATGCGGGGCTCTCGCGGTTGCGGACCCCTTACGCTTTCGTGGTGGCGTGTGACATGCCCTTCCTGCGAATTGAGCCGATTGGGTTTCTAGTGCGTCGATTGAATGGACAAGACTCCATCATCCCCGAATGGGAGAGCGACATTGAGCCGTTGCACGCTTTGTACGCAACGCGGCTGCGGGATCCGATTGCGGCAGCCCTGCAGCGCGGCGTCCGCGCTATTCGCAACCTGCTGCCGGCGCTCAACGTCGACTACGTACCTGAGGCTGAGATGCGAGCCGTCGTGGGTGCCGCCGAGTCGTTTCGCAACGTCAACACGCCCGAGGAAGCTGCACGCTTTGCCGTGCGCCGACGCGCAGTGAGGTAG
- a CDS encoding ABC transporter ATP-binding protein, with product MIELRDLTKRYGDVIAVDCVNLHVPAGEIFGFLGPNGAGKTTTIRMMMGLLQPTEGSVWLGGHHLSADPLRAKQMCGFVPDRPYIYEKLTASEFLAFVAGLYSVPDGLMDKRRAELLDLFDLTNWADDLVESYSHGMKQRLTMASALIHGPRLLIVDEPMVGLDPRGARLLKRTFRQLAAEGVTVFMSTHSLEVAEETCDRVGIINQGHLIAVGSVDELRQQVGSADHLPIESLFLTLTGGIEGDGAVGGMRV from the coding sequence ATGATCGAACTACGTGACCTCACCAAGCGTTACGGCGACGTGATCGCTGTGGATTGCGTCAATCTGCACGTGCCGGCCGGCGAGATCTTCGGCTTTCTCGGTCCCAACGGAGCGGGAAAGACGACGACGATCCGCATGATGATGGGTTTGCTGCAGCCGACCGAGGGCAGCGTATGGCTCGGCGGCCACCACCTCAGTGCCGATCCGTTGCGCGCCAAACAAATGTGCGGCTTCGTCCCGGATCGTCCGTACATCTATGAGAAGCTCACGGCGAGCGAATTCCTCGCCTTTGTCGCCGGACTCTATAGCGTTCCCGACGGATTGATGGACAAGCGGCGGGCCGAGCTGCTGGATCTGTTCGACCTCACCAACTGGGCCGACGACTTGGTCGAGTCGTACTCGCACGGGATGAAGCAACGCCTGACGATGGCATCGGCGCTGATTCACGGACCGCGGTTGTTGATCGTCGACGAACCGATGGTCGGGCTCGATCCGCGCGGGGCGCGCTTGCTTAAGCGCACCTTCCGACAGCTCGCCGCCGAGGGCGTCACGGTCTTCATGTCGACCCACAGCTTGGAGGTGGCGGAAGAGACCTGTGATCGCGTCGGCATCATCAATCAGGGCCATCTGATCGCCGTCGGCAGCGTCGACGAGCTGCGCCAGCAGGTGGGCAGCGCCGATCACCTGCCAATCGAGTCGTTGTTCCTCACGCTCACGGGAGGGATCGAGGGCGACGGCGCGGTGGGTGGGATGCGGGTCTGA
- the tadA gene encoding tRNA adenosine(34) deaminase TadA, whose amino-acid sequence MDNACREEHWMRRALEEAASAAAHGEVPVGAVVVRDGAELSGGHNAVIQSADPTAHAEIVALRRAATVIGNYRLLGCTVFVTLEPCAMCVGALIHARVDRVVFAAADPKAGALGSVFDLNTGVLNHRLDVQSGVCADQSVALLQAFFRARRGAGEMMPAAERELSAQ is encoded by the coding sequence ATGGACAACGCATGCCGCGAAGAACATTGGATGCGAAGAGCACTCGAGGAAGCCGCGAGCGCCGCAGCCCACGGGGAAGTGCCGGTGGGCGCGGTGGTGGTGCGCGACGGCGCTGAATTGAGTGGCGGGCACAACGCGGTCATTCAGTCGGCTGATCCGACAGCGCACGCGGAAATCGTCGCGTTGCGGCGTGCGGCGACCGTGATCGGCAACTATCGGTTGCTTGGTTGCACTGTCTTCGTCACGCTCGAACCCTGCGCGATGTGCGTCGGCGCGCTGATCCACGCGCGGGTCGATCGTGTGGTGTTCGCCGCCGCCGACCCCAAGGCCGGCGCGTTGGGTTCGGTATTCGATCTCAATACCGGCGTGCTGAACCATCGGCTGGATGTTCAAAGCGGGGTATGCGCGGATCAGAGCGTGGCCCTGTTGCAGGCGTTTTTTCGAGCCCGGCGTGGCGCGGGCGAGATGATGCCCGCGGCCGAACGCGAACTGTCGGCGCAATAG
- a CDS encoding MGMT family protein — MSSRPPRDAPAPFRRAVYRTVKRIPSGRVATYGQIAAIVGHPRAARAVGTALSWLPAAIEPSVPWQRVINAAGRISHRGDVYRPELQRRLLEDEGIEFDRDGVVDLRRFRWCGPRREHPVRLRVALRD; from the coding sequence ATGAGTAGCCGACCACCGCGGGACGCGCCGGCGCCGTTCCGTCGTGCTGTGTATCGCACGGTGAAGCGAATCCCCTCCGGCCGCGTGGCGACGTACGGACAAATCGCCGCCATCGTCGGCCATCCGCGCGCGGCGCGCGCCGTCGGAACGGCGCTGTCCTGGCTGCCGGCGGCAATCGAGCCGAGCGTTCCATGGCAGCGGGTGATCAACGCGGCGGGACGGATCAGCCATCGCGGTGATGTCTATCGGCCGGAACTGCAGCGCCGGCTACTTGAAGACGAAGGGATCGAGTTCGATCGCGACGGTGTCGTCGACCTGCGCCGCTTTCGCTGGTGCGGGCCGCGCCGCGAGCATCCAGTGCGGTTGCGGGTTGCGCTGCGAGACTAG
- a CDS encoding NUDIX domain-containing protein — protein sequence MSAAASADELVDIVDEQDRVVGQTTRRDIRARGLRHRSTYVLLFNRDSQLFVHRRTVTKDVYPGYYDVTFGGVVAAGEDHDAGAQRELREEAGVAGDRLRRLFSFQFDDDTNHINGVVYTATHNGALALQASEVASGEWMDLDAVIELAQREPFCPDGIEVLRLYLDRLNQARSPAE from the coding sequence ATGAGTGCGGCGGCGAGCGCGGACGAACTGGTCGACATCGTCGACGAACAGGACCGTGTCGTCGGTCAGACGACGCGGCGCGACATCCGCGCCCGCGGCTTGCGTCACCGCAGCACCTATGTGCTGCTGTTCAATCGAGACAGTCAGCTGTTCGTCCATCGGCGGACGGTTACGAAGGACGTTTACCCAGGCTACTACGACGTGACGTTCGGCGGCGTCGTGGCGGCGGGAGAAGATCACGACGCCGGGGCACAGCGCGAGTTGCGCGAAGAAGCGGGGGTCGCCGGCGATCGGCTGCGGCGCCTCTTCAGCTTCCAGTTCGATGACGACACGAACCACATCAACGGCGTCGTCTACACGGCGACCCACAATGGAGCACTCGCGCTGCAGGCCAGTGAAGTGGCCAGCGGCGAGTGGATGGATCTGGATGCGGTGATCGAACTGGCCCAGCGTGAACCGTTCTGTCCCGACGGGATCGAAGTGCTGCGCCTGTACCTCGACCGACTCAATCAGGCGCGATCTCCCGCGGAGTAG